In one Nostoc cf. commune SO-36 genomic region, the following are encoded:
- a CDS encoding lipoxygenase family protein, with the protein MRLPTRQQRHQQLIEQYVISRRTMLALLGLACTPGLENLIRSDTQPSKPSPPGNGQIPTLPQYDQLTTQQERQQQLEQTRQQYQIALRLPTAVRVATLPAQEVFSEGYNKNRASLSEKIAANQQAFFKNPQSFLRLEDYAAVFPVLPLPDIAKIFRSDAKFTQQRQSGPNPMELTNVLALNYSLTQKLSVTDEIFQTVLRRGERRGYVRETLKSAIQNGNLFVADYALLDSDTVTPKENRFLTAPIALYYADGNRRDSRLIPIAIQLGQVPGISLLLTPMDGVDWTLAKLIAQMADFYVHELVRHLGQTHLVLEPIALATVRELAARHPVNVLLKPHFEFTMAINALADQVLINPGGFVDIIWGGTLESSLKLANQGVSQVFHNFSDFALPTNLRQRGVDERSVLRDFPYRDDGLLVWKALEEYVSQYVGIYYKSNRDVREDFELQNWIKALQKPISEQGFGVVSLPRYLTKRDQLIDLLTQIIFTAGPQHSAIGWIQYQYMAFIPNMPGAIYQPIPTSKGIIREENLTSFLPGVQTTFAQTNLMASVGTKQDPKAFTDFGVNNFQDWRAINVLKGLQDRLQGLETVIEQRNKRRIECYSAFLPSRMANSTSG; encoded by the coding sequence ATGCGCTTACCGACTCGACAGCAAAGACACCAACAATTAATAGAGCAATACGTCATATCGCGCCGTACTATGCTCGCGCTGTTAGGTTTAGCCTGTACCCCTGGTTTGGAAAACTTAATCCGAAGCGATACTCAACCTTCAAAGCCAAGCCCTCCTGGTAATGGGCAGATCCCGACTTTACCGCAGTATGATCAACTGACGACTCAGCAAGAGCGTCAACAGCAGTTAGAACAAACACGTCAACAATATCAGATCGCATTGCGGCTACCGACTGCTGTTCGTGTGGCAACTTTACCTGCTCAAGAGGTTTTTTCTGAAGGATATAACAAGAATCGTGCAAGTTTATCAGAAAAAATAGCAGCAAATCAACAAGCATTTTTCAAGAATCCACAGTCATTTCTCAGACTGGAAGACTATGCTGCGGTTTTTCCAGTATTGCCTTTACCAGATATTGCCAAGATATTCCGAAGTGATGCCAAATTCACGCAACAGAGGCAATCTGGCCCCAATCCAATGGAATTAACCAACGTCTTGGCACTGAATTATAGCCTGACTCAAAAACTCTCAGTAACGGATGAGATTTTTCAAACTGTGCTCAGAAGGGGAGAAAGAAGAGGGTACGTTAGGGAAACTCTTAAAAGTGCCATTCAAAATGGCAATCTCTTTGTTGCCGATTATGCGTTACTTGATAGTGACACTGTTACCCCAAAAGAAAATCGATTTCTCACCGCCCCAATCGCACTCTATTATGCTGATGGCAACCGTAGGGATTCGCGTTTAATCCCTATCGCCATCCAACTAGGACAAGTGCCTGGAATAAGTCTGCTTTTGACACCGATGGATGGAGTGGACTGGACTTTGGCGAAACTGATCGCTCAGATGGCTGATTTTTATGTGCATGAGTTAGTACGTCACTTAGGGCAGACCCATCTTGTTTTAGAACCAATTGCTTTGGCTACTGTTCGTGAACTAGCCGCTCGGCATCCTGTGAATGTGCTACTAAAACCCCATTTTGAGTTCACAATGGCAATCAATGCTTTGGCAGATCAAGTACTGATTAATCCTGGGGGATTTGTGGATATCATTTGGGGAGGTACGCTGGAAAGCTCACTGAAACTGGCCAATCAAGGTGTAAGCCAAGTTTTTCACAACTTTAGTGACTTTGCACTGCCAACGAATCTACGCCAGCGTGGTGTGGATGAGCGTTCTGTATTACGAGATTTTCCCTATCGTGATGACGGATTGCTAGTTTGGAAAGCTTTAGAAGAATATGTTAGTCAATATGTGGGAATTTATTATAAATCTAACCGAGATGTGCGGGAAGATTTTGAACTGCAAAATTGGATAAAAGCTTTACAAAAGCCCATTAGTGAACAAGGTTTTGGTGTTGTTTCTCTGCCACGCTATTTAACCAAGCGCGATCAGTTGATTGATTTACTAACACAAATAATTTTTACTGCCGGGCCACAGCACTCAGCTATTGGTTGGATTCAATACCAATACATGGCTTTTATTCCTAATATGCCTGGAGCAATTTATCAGCCTATTCCCACAAGTAAAGGAATCATACGGGAAGAGAACTTAACTAGTTTCCTCCCTGGTGTTCAGACAACTTTTGCTCAGACCAACCTCATGGCATCAGTTGGTACTAAGCAAGATCCCAAAGCATTTACAGATTTTGGCGTTAATAATTTTCAAGATTGGCGAGCT